In one window of Bizionia sp. M204 DNA:
- a CDS encoding MarC family protein, which translates to MDHLVTFSITVFTGFFAIMNPISNLPIFLSLVGNADKETKLRISKRAVLIAFIIVAIFVILGKTIFELFGITIPAFKITGGILIFYVGFDMLQSKKSNLKHLKNTHIDENIAVSPLAIPILAGPGTIVTAMNFVSDANALKIGLVLLIFAVMCLLTYITFSLSDFIVRKIGNNVISVVGKIMGLIIAIIGTNMIIEGIKITFHLP; encoded by the coding sequence ATGGACCACCTTGTTACTTTTTCAATAACGGTATTTACAGGATTCTTTGCTATTATGAATCCAATTTCAAATTTACCTATTTTTCTATCTCTGGTTGGAAATGCCGATAAGGAAACCAAGTTACGTATTAGTAAACGTGCCGTTTTAATTGCTTTTATTATTGTGGCCATTTTTGTTATTCTTGGAAAAACCATTTTTGAGTTATTTGGTATTACTATTCCTGCCTTTAAAATTACAGGTGGTATTTTAATTTTTTATGTAGGTTTTGACATGCTGCAATCGAAAAAATCCAATTTAAAACATTTAAAAAACACACATATTGACGAGAATATTGCTGTTTCACCTTTGGCTATTCCTATTCTAGCAGGGCCTGGAACTATTGTTACGGCTATGAACTTTGTATCGGATGCTAACGCTTTAAAAATAGGCTTGGTATTATTAATTTTTGCTGTAATGTGTTTGCTTACCTATATAACCTTCAGTTTAAGCGACTTTATAGTGCGTAAAATTGGTAACAATGTGATTTCTGTAGTAGGAAAAATTATGGGTTTAATTATTGCCATTATTGGAACTAACATGATTATTGAAGGAATTAAAATTACCTTCCACCTACCGTAA
- a CDS encoding hemolysin III family protein: protein MRVQTPFEERLNSLTHALGALTGIAALVLLILYNSGKTDYSLFSVIVYGITLILLFSSSTLYHFVQSDKPKHYFRILDHISIYFLIAGTYTPVALITLEASKGWHLFWTVWGITALGLVLKVFFTGRFEFFSVLLYLLMGWLVIFDFSYLSENLGTTGLFWLFAGGFAYTAGILFYAIDKIKFNHVIWHLFVLAGAICHFIMVFFLRDLNLYITVGGR, encoded by the coding sequence ATGCGCGTACAAACTCCCTTTGAAGAACGTTTAAATAGTTTAACTCATGCGCTTGGCGCACTTACAGGTATTGCCGCTTTAGTGTTGTTAATACTGTATAATTCCGGTAAAACGGACTACAGTTTATTTAGCGTTATAGTTTATGGGATAACCTTAATTTTATTGTTTAGTTCTTCTACTTTGTATCATTTTGTACAATCTGATAAACCCAAACATTATTTCCGTATTCTAGACCATATAAGTATTTACTTTTTAATAGCCGGAACCTATACCCCTGTTGCCTTAATAACACTGGAAGCCAGCAAAGGTTGGCATTTATTTTGGACCGTATGGGGTATAACAGCACTTGGACTCGTTCTAAAAGTGTTTTTTACAGGACGATTTGAATTCTTTTCCGTTTTACTTTATTTGTTAATGGGATGGCTTGTTATTTTTGATTTCAGCTATTTATCTGAAAATTTAGGTACTACAGGACTTTTTTGGTTATTTGCAGGGGGCTTTGCTTATACAGCTGGTATTTTATTTTATGCTATTGATAAAATAAAATTCAACCACGTAATCTGGCATCTTTTTGTATTAGCTGGTGCCATTTGCCATTTTATAATGGTCTTTTTTTTACGTGATTTAAATCTGTATATTACGGTAGGTGGAAGGTAA
- a CDS encoding M42 family metallopeptidase: MAKKSILNKKSMDFLEKYLNNASPTGYEWEGQKIWMDYLKPYVDEFITDTYGTAVGVINPDAKYKVVIEGHADEISWYVNYISDNGLIYVVRNGGSDHQIAPSKVVNIHTKNGIVKGVFGWPAIHTRNKSKEEAPKPDNICIDVGAKDKAEVEKMDIHVGCVITYPDEFHILNNDKFVCRALDNRMGGFMIAEVARLLKENKKTLPFGLYITNSVQEEIGLRGAEMITQTIKPNVAIVTDVTHDTTTPMIEQKKEGYVEMGLGPVIAYAPAVQQKLRDLITETAEEKKIPFQRAALSRATGTDTDAFAYSNGGVPSALISLPLRYMHTTVEMVHKDDVENVIKMIYETLLKMKEGETYSYFK, from the coding sequence ATGGCAAAAAAGAGTATACTGAATAAAAAGTCGATGGACTTTCTAGAGAAATATTTAAATAATGCATCACCAACAGGTTATGAGTGGGAAGGGCAAAAAATTTGGATGGACTACCTAAAACCGTATGTAGATGAGTTTATTACGGATACCTATGGAACAGCAGTTGGTGTTATAAACCCAGATGCTAAATACAAGGTGGTTATTGAAGGACATGCTGATGAAATTTCTTGGTATGTTAACTATATTTCAGATAATGGATTAATTTATGTAGTTCGTAATGGTGGTAGCGATCATCAAATTGCACCAAGTAAGGTGGTTAATATTCACACGAAGAATGGTATTGTAAAAGGCGTTTTTGGATGGCCTGCAATTCATACCAGAAACAAATCCAAAGAAGAGGCACCAAAACCTGATAATATTTGTATTGATGTGGGTGCAAAAGACAAAGCAGAAGTGGAAAAAATGGACATCCATGTCGGTTGTGTTATTACTTACCCGGATGAATTTCATATCCTAAACAACGATAAATTTGTTTGTCGTGCTTTAGATAACCGTATGGGTGGATTTATGATTGCAGAAGTAGCGAGGCTTTTAAAAGAAAATAAGAAAACACTACCTTTTGGTTTATATATTACCAACTCGGTTCAAGAAGAAATTGGTTTACGTGGTGCTGAAATGATTACTCAAACTATAAAACCTAATGTGGCTATTGTAACCGATGTTACCCATGACACAACAACACCAATGATTGAACAGAAAAAAGAAGGATATGTGGAAATGGGTCTTGGTCCTGTTATTGCGTATGCTCCAGCTGTTCAACAAAAACTGCGGGATTTAATTACGGAAACGGCTGAAGAGAAAAAGATTCCGTTTCAACGTGCTGCACTCTCTAGAGCAACAGGAACAGATACAGATGCCTTTGCGTATAGCAATGGTGGTGTGCCTTCTGCTCTAATTTCATTACCGCTGCGTTATATGCATACCACTGTGGAAATGGTTCATAAAGACGATGTTGAAAATGTTATTAAAATGATTTATGAAACATTATTAAAAATGAAAGAAGGCGAAACGTATTCGTATTTTAAATAA
- a CDS encoding ZIP family metal transporter — MLHYLLPILAVIIGAALVILTRKKACFNFKLLLAFSGAFLLALTLFELLPEVYHHLDAKETGLYIMFGILIQIILEFFSKGAEHGHVHVHTHDDSFPWALFISLCIHSFLEGFPIHEHNDMVYGVLVHKIPIATVITGFLIHSKATKFQVIAFLIIFAAMTPLGTYISNHANIATHYISAINAIVIGIFLHISTTILFESGEGHKFNLTKLIAIVLGIAAAYMI; from the coding sequence ATGTTACACTATTTATTACCCATATTAGCCGTTATTATTGGAGCGGCCTTGGTTATTTTAACACGCAAAAAAGCCTGTTTTAACTTTAAATTGCTACTTGCTTTTAGTGGTGCCTTTTTATTAGCTCTAACGCTTTTTGAATTATTACCCGAAGTATATCATCATCTAGATGCCAAGGAAACTGGACTCTATATAATGTTTGGAATTCTAATTCAAATAATTTTAGAATTCTTTTCCAAAGGTGCAGAACATGGTCACGTTCATGTCCATACACATGATGACTCGTTTCCTTGGGCATTATTTATAAGTTTATGTATTCATAGCTTTTTAGAAGGTTTTCCAATCCATGAACACAATGATATGGTGTATGGCGTTCTTGTTCATAAAATTCCAATTGCTACGGTTATTACGGGTTTTTTAATCCATTCAAAAGCTACTAAATTCCAAGTCATTGCCTTCTTAATAATTTTTGCTGCTATGACACCTTTGGGAACTTACATTTCGAATCACGCCAATATTGCAACGCATTACATTAGTGCTATTAATGCTATTGTAATTGGTATCTTTTTGCACATTTCAACAACCATTTTATTTGAAAGTGGTGAAGGTCATAAATTTAATCTCACCAAGTTAATAGCAATCGTTTTAGGTATTGCTGCAGCTTACATGATTTAA
- a CDS encoding DUF4268 domain-containing protein, whose translation MFSKEESRQLRQLFWTSFGKSFPRKWILYDTKIKGMSFKFHFDTKHAMVSIDLEDDLENRINIWEKLEALKTILKDDYLPLAIFEEEYYLENGKEISRIYVPLEQKVSIHNKNTWQDVMVFLNDTMSKFESFFEDYRDVITP comes from the coding sequence ATGTTTTCAAAAGAAGAATCTAGACAACTCCGCCAATTATTCTGGACCAGTTTTGGGAAATCCTTTCCTAGAAAATGGATCTTGTATGATACAAAAATAAAAGGGATGAGTTTTAAATTTCATTTTGATACGAAACACGCCATGGTTTCAATAGATTTGGAAGATGATTTAGAGAACCGCATCAATATTTGGGAAAAATTAGAGGCGTTAAAAACCATATTAAAAGATGATTATTTGCCATTAGCTATTTTTGAAGAAGAATACTATTTAGAAAACGGCAAAGAAATCTCCCGAATTTATGTGCCTTTAGAACAAAAAGTATCCATTCATAACAAAAATACCTGGCAAGACGTAATGGTTTTTTTAAATGATACCATGAGTAAATTTGAATCCTTTTTTGAGGATTACAGAGACGTTATTACGCCTTAA
- a CDS encoding DUF4294 domain-containing protein, translated as MKVIVYLFLVFPMMLFAQIEEEVQDSTDVFYILVEGDSIPKTAINLNEVMLLHRLKFNSDEDRKRYLVIRRKTIKVYPYAKLAAERLESLNERLNSLERESEKRRYAKLIQKYIEDEFSAELKKLTKTEGQILVKLIHRQTGVTTFDLIKDLRSGWRAFWFNNTALLFNISLKEEFDPWNVKEDYLIEDVLERNFQSGRLERQESALDFDFFELTNKWLKTKEMP; from the coding sequence ATGAAAGTAATTGTCTACTTATTTTTAGTTTTTCCCATGATGCTTTTTGCTCAAATAGAGGAGGAGGTGCAGGACTCTACAGACGTTTTTTACATCTTGGTTGAAGGCGATTCTATTCCTAAAACCGCTATTAATTTAAATGAAGTCATGTTGCTTCATCGTTTAAAATTTAATAGTGATGAAGATCGGAAACGCTATTTAGTTATCAGACGAAAAACTATTAAAGTCTATCCGTATGCTAAACTAGCAGCCGAACGTTTGGAGTCTTTAAACGAACGCTTAAATAGCTTGGAACGTGAAAGTGAAAAGCGACGCTATGCTAAATTAATTCAGAAATATATTGAAGATGAATTTTCAGCCGAATTGAAAAAACTTACCAAGACCGAAGGACAAATTCTTGTAAAATTAATTCATAGACAAACAGGGGTAACTACATTCGATTTAATAAAAGACTTACGCAGTGGTTGGCGCGCCTTTTGGTTTAATAATACGGCCTTACTTTTTAATATTTCTCTTAAAGAAGAATTTGATCCTTGGAATGTAAAAGAAGATTATTTAATTGAAGATGTTCTAGAGCGTAATTTCCAAAGTGGCCGTTTGGAACGTCAAGAATCTGCTTTAGATTTTGATTTTTTTGAATTAACCAACAAATGGCTCAAAACCAAAGAAATGCCCTAA